GGTGGTTTGGAGCAATTTTCTCCAAATCTCTCTCGTTATCTGCAGGGGGTGACAGCGGTCGCTAATGGTGCGAATCAGTTGAGTGCTACCTCTACTAACTTGACTGCTGGTGCCAATCAGCTTGTAGTCGGACTGGAAAGTTTGAAGACCGCAGTAGCAGATGCAGGAATAAAGCCCGAGCAGGCGCAACAGTTGCAGGCTTTAGAAGTAGCTCTGGGTCAGATTCAAGCAAGTCTGAGTCAACCTGTGAGTGCACCTGATGGGAATGGTCTTGAAGCCAGTTTAGCTACAATCGAAAGTCAGGCTGGTGTTATTGCTTCTAGTGCCCATGCAGAGCGTTCAGCCGTTTTAAACAGTGTAACAGCCACCAGTGCTTATCAGCATCTTTCTGAAGAAGAGCAGACCGAATTGAGCGCTGCGGTGCTTGGAACATCTAGCCAGATTGAAGCATCTGCCCAAGCTATTTTGGATTTGACGGGCAGTATCCGTGGACAATTGACTAGCTTATCAAGTAGTGGAGCAAGCCTTAACGTTCAAGAAGCGAGTAGCGTGATTGAACAGACCAGAGGAGCTATTTCAGGAATCGTCGCTAGCACAGACCAGCAAGTAAACCTTCTAGCTGGCTTAGAAAGGGCGACAAAGGGGGCTACTTCCCTTTCGGAAGGCTTGACCACTTACACCCAAGGTGTATCAAGCGTGGCAGATGGTGCTGCGCAGCTTGTGGCGAATCACGAACAGCTCGCCCAAGGGGTTAACCAGTTAGAAATAGGAGCCAAGACCCTTGTCTCAAACAATGATAAATTGGCATCTGGGGCAAACCAGCTAGTAGCGACCAATACTACTTTGAACGCTGGGATGGGAGCCTTGCAGGTAGGTAGCGCCACTCTGGTAGGAAAAAATACAGAAGTTCATAGTGGTCTTGATCAATTAGTGGAAGGCGCTACTCAATTAACCAGCAAAAATGGAGAGCTTTTATCAGGCTTGGGTCAACTAATGACAGGGACAGGCTTATTGAATCAAAATTCTGCTGCTCTCTTATCAGGAGCTACTCAATTAAGCGAGGGGGCGACACAAATTGCAGCAGGTTCAGGGAGCTTGGCTGATGGAAGTCAGCAGTTGGGGACAGGACTTGCTAGTCTTGTGACAGGAGCTGAGCAGTTGCAAACGGGGCTTGATACAGCTGATCAAACCCTCTCCACGGTGACAACTGGTAAAAAGAATGCTGCTATCCTTGCCAATCCTTTGCAAACAAAGAAAACAGATAAGGACCATGTTGGCAAAAATGGGGTGGGCATGGCACCCTATATGATTTCGGTTGCCCTTTTTGTCGCAGCAATCTCGACCAATATGATCTTTAGTACCTTGCCATCTGGTCGTGTACCGAAAAATCGCCTGGAGTGGTTCAAGAGTCGTCTTGAAGTCAATGGCGTCATTGCCCTGATAGCTGGTTTTCTCGTTTATGGAGCGGTGCATTGGATTGGCTTGACTGCCAACCATGAATGGGCAACTCTCTGGTTGATTCTCCTTGCAAGCAGTACCTTTATGGCAGTGGTGACTAGCTTGGTTACGTGGAATAACAGACTGGGTGCCTTTGCGTCCTTGATTTTACTGCTCTTGCAATTGGCGTCAAGCGCGGGAACCTACCCATTGCAGTTGACGGATAAAGTATTTCAGGCTCTCAATCCATGGCTTCCTATCAGTTATTCTGTGGCAGGACTGCGGCAAACCATCTCCATGGGAGGACATATCGGTGGACAGGTTACAGTCTTATGCCTCATGCTGTGCCTAGCGATTGGTTTTGGTCTTGCAATCTATAAACCTCAATCAGGTGAAAAATAAAGAAAAGAGCTCAGGAGAGCTCTTTTGGTTTCATGCTGAAAGATCGGTCGGTAATAGTTTTGCCTATATGTTTACGGAATTCAAACATGAATGGTATTGTCCTTCAGGAGAGATGTTAAGACGAGAGGGCGATTTAAAAAATCTTGGTAGCATGTTAGAGTTGTTTTGATAGGAAAGACTATCTGCCAAAAGTCATACCAACACTGAGTAAACCTCGTCCAAGCTCTTGCTTGCTTTTTGCATAATAAGCGATTTTTTGGTAAAAATTAGCTACTTCTTTGGACAAATGGGTGTTTTTGCGGATATTTTGAACAGCTAGTTGTCGGAGTTCTTCTGCCAAGTAAGGGATGAGCAGGCTCATATCTTTGTTTGGATGGGCTTGGTCCTTAAATCGGCGTAAAATCGCTCGTTCCTCTTCCTTGATAGTGGGATTTAGGATGAGATTGACTATTTCTGTGAGAAGGTCATTATCAGTCATCGTTTCTTTCCTCCACATGTACGGTCAGGGTCTTTGTATCAATGCTTACGGTCGCTCCAATGGTGACTGTAAAGAGGGGCTGAGTATGGGCAAAGTCCATGTCATAGATGACGGGTATGGTCTGTAAGACAGGGTATTTGTCTAGGATGTAAAGGAGAAGTTCTTCGGTCATTTCGCATTCTTTTGGGAAACGCCCGATGAGGACAGCCTTGGGCTCTGGGTAGGCTTGAAGGAGTGCTGCAAGAGCACGGTCAAAGTTGAAATAATCGTCTTCCTCAGCTTCTTCTAAGAGGAGGATGTAGTCCTTGTCTTGTGGTGCATAGGGCGTGCCACGAAGGAGCGAGAAGGTGGACAAATTACCACCGATAGCAGTAGCCTTAGCTTGTCCGTGGTTGTAAACTTTCCATTTGGTTTGATGAAAGGTCATTTCCGCATCCGGCAGATACCAAGCATTGCTCCCCCATTCCTTGCTTGGGGTCAAGTCATAGGAAGTCTGGGTCAGGGCTTTTAGCCAACTTTCTGTCTGATAGTCTTGGAGAGCTTTCATCTTAAAGCTAGAATAGGCTGGTCCCATATAGGTGTGCAGTCCAGTTTTTGCATAAATGGCATTGAGCAGGGCGGTTGTATCAGAATAACCACAGAAAGGCTTAGGATGAGCCTTAATCAGCTCATAATCCAGATAAGGCAACAGTTCATTGCAGTTAAAGCCACCAATCGTGGTTAAAATCATACCCACGCTATCGTCTAAAAAGGCTTCGTGCAAGTCAGCTACACGACTGTCGATACTGGCTGAGTCTAGCATATCATGCTCATCGTAATGGCTTGAAAAGGATACCTGAAATCCAAGCCCTTCTAAACGCTCTTTGGCCGCTCGATTGGCTTCAAATCCACCGATGCTCTCAATGGAAGAAGAGGGACTGACAACGCGAATATGGGCATTTTTAAGCAATTTTTTCATTAGCATACCTCCTTTGATGTTTGTTTAGTATACTCCTTTTTCAGAGGAAATGCAAGGCTTTTCAGGCTGAAACTGTAGAATAGCTATTTTAAAAGTTTTGTATTGAATATTTGCCCTATAAAATGGTAAAATAGGTTAGATATTCTAACAAAAGAGTGACTGAATGATGAAAAAACATCCAATTATTTATAAGTTTTTAGGGCAGACCTTGCTGTATTTCGTGATTTTTCTGGCCCTATTGTACTTTTTTTCCTACCTTGGACAAGGTCAAGGTGGCTTTATTTACAATGAATTTTAGAGGTGTATGGTGAGACAGTTGATGATAAAAGACATGATTGAAACAATTGAACAGTATGCGGCAACTCAGCCTGATTTTCCTGTTTATAATATCTTGGGCGAGGTGCATAGCTACCGTGATTTAAAGCAAGATTCGGATAGCCTTGCGGCAAAGATTGACAGTCTAGGTTTGCCTGAAAAATCTCCTGTCGTGGTCTTTGGTGGACAAGAGTATGAGATGCTAGCAACCTTTGTCGCCTTGACCAAGTCGGGTCATGCCTATATCCCGATTGATAGCCACTCGGCCTTGGAGCGCGTATCTGCGATTGTGGAAGTCGCAGAGCCTAGCTTGATTATTGGGATTGCAGATTTTCCATTAGAAGTAGCGATTCCTCAGCTCAGCCTGTCAGAAGTCACAGCAATTTTTGAAGAGAAAAGACCTTATGAGCTGACCCATTCGGTCAAGGGAGATGATAATTACTATATCATTTTCACATCTGGCACTACTGGTAAGCCAAAGGGGGTGCAAATTTCCCATGACAATCTGCTCAGTTTTACCAACTGGATGATTACCGATAAGGAGTTTGCGACACCAGAAAGACCGCAAATGCTGGCTCAGCCTCCTTATTCTTTTGACTTGTCGGTCATGTATTGGGCACCAACTCTGGCTCTTGGTGGCACTCTTTTTGCATTGCCAAGTAGCATGGCACAGGATTTCAAGAAATTATTTGCAACGATTTTGGAGTTGCCGATTGCGATTTGGACCTCAACCCCTTCTTTTGCTGATTTGGCGATGTTGTCTGAGGACTTCAACGCAGAGAAAATGCCGCAGATTACCCATTTCTACTTTGATGGTGAGGAATTAACGGTGAAGACAGCTCAGAAATTGCGTGATCGTTTCCCAAGTGCGCAGATTATTAATGCGTATGGTCCGACCGAAGCAACAGTAGCCTTATCAGCGGTTGCTGTGACAGACGAGATGTTACAAACCCTTAAACGCTTGCCAATCGGTTATACCAAGGCGGATTCGCCAACCTTTATCATTGATGAAGCAGGCAATAAACTTCAGTTTGGTGAGCAGGGAGAGATTATCGTTTCAGGACCTGCTGTTTCAAAAGGCTACATGAATAATCCTGAAAAAACAGCAGAAGCCTTTTTTGAATTTGAAGGATTACCAGCCTATCATACAGGAGACGTTGGTTCTATGACAGCAGAAGGTCTTCTGCTTTACGGTGGTCGGATGGATTTCCAAATCAAGTTTAATGGCTACCGGATTGAATTAGAAGATGTATCTCAAAATCTCAACAAATCCCAGTATATCAAATCAGCAGTAGCGGTGCCACGCTACAATAAGGACCATAAGGTACAAAATCTCTTGGCCTATGTCATTCTGAAAGAGGGTGTCCGTGAGCAATTTGAACGAGACATTGACATCACGAAGGCCATTAAGGAAGACTTGGAAGACATCATGATGTCGTATATGATGCCGTCGAAATTCCTCTATCGCGAGAGCCTGCCTTTGACCCCAAATGGCAAGATTGACATCAAGGGCTTAATCAGCGAGGTAAACAACCGATGATGGGCTTTGTCAACCAACTTCCGCATTTGGAACCCTACGGAGATCCGCAGTATTTTGTCTATCTGATTGCTGCGGTCTTGCCTATCTTTATCGGTCTCTTTTTTAAGAAGCGTTTTGCCTGGTATGAAGGGGTGGTCAGTCTAGCCTTTATTGTCTTGATGTTGACAGGAACGAGCCTAGCTCAACTTTTTGCCCTCTTCTTTTATGTCATGTGGCAAACTAGCTGGGTTTTCAGCTACAAATGGTATCGAGCGAAAAAAGATAATAAATGGGTCTTTTATCTTCATACGGCACTCGCTGTTTTTCCACTGTTTATGGTCAAGGTAACTCCAGCAATCTCAGGACATCAATCGCTCTTTGGTTTCTTGGGGATTTCCTATCTGACCTTCCGATCAGTCGGGATGATCATTGAATTGCGAGATGGGGTATTGACAGAATTTACGCTGTGGCAATTCGTACGCTTTTTGCTCTTTATGCCAACTTTCTCAAGTGGGCCGATTGACCGTTTCAAGCGGTTTGAAGCGGATTATACTGCAATTCCAGACAAGGATGAGTTACTGGACATGCTAGAAGTTGCAGTGCGTTACATCATGCTTGGCTTTTTATACAAATTCATTTTAGCCCATATTTTTGGGTCCATGATTTTGCCACCACTCAAGCAGTATGCCCTATCCCAAGGTGGCTGGTTTAACCTACCGACCTTAGGAGTGATGTATGCCTTTGGCCTTGACTTATTTTTTGACTTTGCAGGCTACTCTATGTTTGCTATTGCAATTTCTCATCTCATGGGGATTAAAAGTCCAAGAAACTTTGACAAGCCCTTTCTCTCTCGTGACCTCAAGGAATTTTGGAATCGCTGGCATAT
The window above is part of the Streptococcus himalayensis genome. Proteins encoded here:
- a CDS encoding YhgE/Pip family protein, which produces MFKEWKAILKKPSFIIIMVGISLIPALYNVIFLSSMWDPYGKLSDLPVAVVNQDQPATFNAQTLMIGEDMVEQLQKNDSLDFQMVSAEEARKGLEKGDYYMIVTLPNDLSAKAASILTDQPEEMVIDYQTSSGHSFIASKMGDSAMVSLKQTVANNITNTYTTSLFDSMGNIKDGLEKAAAGSGRLAEGGKTLQAGNQTMESGLQTLAASTMTFSDGAHQLHTGLGTYTLGVQQLATGLDTLSGGMMAYTDGVTTLSSGVSRLAGGVMAYTQGVSELSAGTNQLSDGVTAYTQGVADLSAGLFPYLQGVGNLSGGLEQFSPNLSRYLQGVTAVANGANQLSATSTNLTAGANQLVVGLESLKTAVADAGIKPEQAQQLQALEVALGQIQASLSQPVSAPDGNGLEASLATIESQAGVIASSAHAERSAVLNSVTATSAYQHLSEEEQTELSAAVLGTSSQIEASAQAILDLTGSIRGQLTSLSSSGASLNVQEASSVIEQTRGAISGIVASTDQQVNLLAGLERATKGATSLSEGLTTYTQGVSSVADGAAQLVANHEQLAQGVNQLEIGAKTLVSNNDKLASGANQLVATNTTLNAGMGALQVGSATLVGKNTEVHSGLDQLVEGATQLTSKNGELLSGLGQLMTGTGLLNQNSAALLSGATQLSEGATQIAAGSGSLADGSQQLGTGLASLVTGAEQLQTGLDTADQTLSTVTTGKKNAAILANPLQTKKTDKDHVGKNGVGMAPYMISVALFVAAISTNMIFSTLPSGRVPKNRLEWFKSRLEVNGVIALIAGFLVYGAVHWIGLTANHEWATLWLILLASSTFMAVVTSLVTWNNRLGAFASLILLLLQLASSAGTYPLQLTDKVFQALNPWLPISYSVAGLRQTISMGGHIGGQVTVLCLMLCLAIGFGLAIYKPQSGEK
- a CDS encoding bacteriocin immunity protein, which produces MTDNDLLTEIVNLILNPTIKEEERAILRRFKDQAHPNKDMSLLIPYLAEELRQLAVQNIRKNTHLSKEVANFYQKIAYYAKSKQELGRGLLSVGMTFGR
- a CDS encoding S66 family peptidase — encoded protein: MKKLLKNAHIRVVSPSSSIESIGGFEANRAAKERLEGLGFQVSFSSHYDEHDMLDSASIDSRVADLHEAFLDDSVGMILTTIGGFNCNELLPYLDYELIKAHPKPFCGYSDTTALLNAIYAKTGLHTYMGPAYSSFKMKALQDYQTESWLKALTQTSYDLTPSKEWGSNAWYLPDAEMTFHQTKWKVYNHGQAKATAIGGNLSTFSLLRGTPYAPQDKDYILLLEEAEEDDYFNFDRALAALLQAYPEPKAVLIGRFPKECEMTEELLLYILDKYPVLQTIPVIYDMDFAHTQPLFTVTIGATVSIDTKTLTVHVEERNDD
- a CDS encoding teichoic acid D-Ala incorporation-associated protein DltX; amino-acid sequence: MKKHPIIYKFLGQTLLYFVIFLALLYFFSYLGQGQGGFIYNEF
- the dltA gene encoding D-alanine--poly(phosphoribitol) ligase subunit DltA; this translates as MIKDMIETIEQYAATQPDFPVYNILGEVHSYRDLKQDSDSLAAKIDSLGLPEKSPVVVFGGQEYEMLATFVALTKSGHAYIPIDSHSALERVSAIVEVAEPSLIIGIADFPLEVAIPQLSLSEVTAIFEEKRPYELTHSVKGDDNYYIIFTSGTTGKPKGVQISHDNLLSFTNWMITDKEFATPERPQMLAQPPYSFDLSVMYWAPTLALGGTLFALPSSMAQDFKKLFATILELPIAIWTSTPSFADLAMLSEDFNAEKMPQITHFYFDGEELTVKTAQKLRDRFPSAQIINAYGPTEATVALSAVAVTDEMLQTLKRLPIGYTKADSPTFIIDEAGNKLQFGEQGEIIVSGPAVSKGYMNNPEKTAEAFFEFEGLPAYHTGDVGSMTAEGLLLYGGRMDFQIKFNGYRIELEDVSQNLNKSQYIKSAVAVPRYNKDHKVQNLLAYVILKEGVREQFERDIDITKAIKEDLEDIMMSYMMPSKFLYRESLPLTPNGKIDIKGLISEVNNR
- the dltB gene encoding D-alanyl-lipoteichoic acid biosynthesis protein DltB; the protein is MMGFVNQLPHLEPYGDPQYFVYLIAAVLPIFIGLFFKKRFAWYEGVVSLAFIVLMLTGTSLAQLFALFFYVMWQTSWVFSYKWYRAKKDNKWVFYLHTALAVFPLFMVKVTPAISGHQSLFGFLGISYLTFRSVGMIIELRDGVLTEFTLWQFVRFLLFMPTFSSGPIDRFKRFEADYTAIPDKDELLDMLEVAVRYIMLGFLYKFILAHIFGSMILPPLKQYALSQGGWFNLPTLGVMYAFGLDLFFDFAGYSMFAIAISHLMGIKSPRNFDKPFLSRDLKEFWNRWHMSLSFWFRDFVFMRLVMVLMRNKVFKNRNTTSSVAYILNMLVMGFWHGVTWYYIAYGLFHGLGLVVNDAWLRKKKTLNKERKKAGLAPLPENRLLQALGIVVTFHVVMLSFLIFSGFLNDLWFKK